A single genomic interval of Hyalangium ruber harbors:
- a CDS encoding thiolase family protein, translated as MAREVVIVGAARTPIGSFQGALAKLTAPQLGAIVIKAALERAGVKPEAVQEVIMGNVLQAGVGQAPARQALRFAGLPDTVPATTLNKVCGSGLKAVIAGAQAIALGDADVVVVGGMESMSNAPYVSHTMRGGARMGNVEFKDAMILDGLWDPYDNVHMGVCAEDCAVKQDVSRSQQDEYALESTKRAINAQKEGLFTAEIVPVPIPGKKPEDTVMVVEDEGPRNAKPEKIPTLKPVFKKDGTVTAANASSINDGAAALVLMSEERAKAEGRTILGRITGHAQAARKPVEFTIAPTDAINKLLEKKGLKTDAVDLWEINEAFAVVSIANNRLLKLDPSKVNVRGGAVSLGHPIGASGARVLVTLLHAMKDLDKKRGVASLCIGGGEGIALMVER; from the coding sequence ATGGCTCGTGAAGTCGTCATCGTGGGCGCGGCTCGCACCCCTATCGGTTCCTTCCAGGGCGCTCTCGCGAAGCTGACGGCGCCGCAGCTGGGTGCCATCGTCATCAAGGCGGCGCTGGAGCGGGCGGGCGTGAAGCCGGAGGCGGTACAGGAAGTCATCATGGGCAACGTGCTGCAGGCGGGCGTGGGCCAGGCTCCCGCGCGTCAGGCGCTGCGCTTCGCGGGGCTGCCGGACACGGTGCCGGCCACCACGCTCAACAAGGTTTGCGGCTCGGGCCTGAAGGCCGTCATCGCCGGCGCCCAGGCCATCGCGCTGGGTGACGCGGACGTGGTGGTGGTGGGCGGCATGGAGTCCATGTCGAACGCGCCCTACGTGAGCCACACCATGCGCGGCGGCGCCCGCATGGGGAACGTGGAGTTCAAGGACGCGATGATCCTCGATGGCCTGTGGGATCCGTACGACAACGTCCACATGGGCGTCTGCGCCGAGGACTGCGCGGTGAAGCAGGACGTGAGCCGCTCGCAGCAGGACGAGTACGCGCTCGAGTCCACCAAGCGCGCCATCAACGCCCAGAAGGAGGGCCTGTTCACCGCGGAGATCGTCCCGGTGCCGATCCCCGGCAAGAAGCCCGAGGACACGGTGATGGTGGTGGAGGACGAGGGCCCGCGTAACGCGAAGCCGGAGAAGATCCCCACGCTCAAGCCGGTGTTCAAGAAGGACGGCACGGTGACGGCGGCCAACGCCTCGTCCATCAACGACGGCGCCGCGGCGCTGGTGCTCATGAGCGAGGAGCGCGCCAAGGCCGAGGGCCGGACGATCCTCGGTCGGATTACGGGCCACGCCCAGGCGGCGCGCAAGCCGGTGGAGTTCACCATCGCCCCGACGGACGCGATCAACAAGCTGCTGGAGAAGAAGGGCCTGAAGACGGACGCGGTGGATCTCTGGGAGATCAACGAGGCGTTCGCGGTGGTGTCCATCGCCAACAACCGGCTGCTGAAGCTGGACCCGTCGAAGGTGAACGTGCGCGGCGGCGCGGTGTCGCTGGGTCACCCCATCGGCGCCTCGGGCGCGCGCGTGCTGGTGACGCTGCTGCACGCGATGAAGGATCTGGACAAGAAGCGCGGGGTCGCGTCGCTGTGCATCGGCGGCGGCGAGGGCATCGCGCTGATGGTGGAGCGCTGA